A single region of the Candidatus Chlorobium masyuteum genome encodes:
- a CDS encoding hydrogenase iron-sulfur subunit, whose product MSEPFEPKITAFVCTYCTYAGADLAGTSRLKYAPNVRIIRLPCTGRISPMFILKALQKGADGILISGCHPGDCHFTHGNYHARRRWMVFRALLSFTGIPEERIKYSWISAAEGLKFADLINNITEDIRKLGPFDQYHKLIEETQAQASL is encoded by the coding sequence ATGAGTGAACCATTTGAACCGAAAATTACAGCTTTTGTCTGCACCTACTGTACCTATGCCGGAGCTGATCTGGCGGGAACCAGCAGGCTGAAGTATGCACCCAATGTGCGCATTATCCGGCTTCCCTGCACCGGAAGGATAAGTCCGATGTTTATTCTCAAGGCCCTGCAAAAAGGGGCCGACGGCATTCTCATAAGCGGCTGCCACCCCGGTGACTGTCACTTCACCCACGGCAACTATCACGCCCGGCGCCGCTGGATGGTTTTTCGCGCCCTGCTCTCCTTTACCGGTATTCCCGAGGAGAGGATCAAGTACTCATGGATCAGTGCTGCCGAGGGTCTCAAGTTTGCCGATCTCATCAACAATATCACTGAAGATATCCGTAAACTCGGTCCGTTTGATCAGTACCACAAATTGATCGAAGAGACCCAGGCCCAGGCTTCACTCTAA
- a CDS encoding CoB--CoM heterodisulfide reductase iron-sulfur subunit A family protein, whose amino-acid sequence MSKIGVFICHCGENIAAKVDCTRLASTLGDHPGVASSIEYKYFCSDPGQESVKKAIRDNNLTGVVVAACSPRMHEATFRKACAEAGLNPYMCEIANIREQCSWVHNDGEKATDKAIDIVRSMVEKVKRNNTLQPIEVPVTRRALVIGGGIAGIQAALDIANAGQEVVLVEREPSLGGHMAQLSETFPTLDCSQCIMTPRMVEAAQHPKIRLLTYAEIESVDGYIGNFQVKVRLKARYVNKSTCTGCGECITKCPSKKIASEFDCGIGRRTAIYTPFAQAVPNIPVIDKNNCTYFKNGKCKICVKSCPLDCIDFEMQDEFEDLEIGAIVVATGFQVQNNAMYGEYGFGKYQDVITGLQFERLASASGPTAGKIQRPSDGKEPETVVFIQCAGSRDPSKGVKYCSKICCMYTAKHAMLYAHKVHGGKSRIFYMDIRAAGKGYDEFTRRAIEEDEAGYLRGRVSKVWLENGKLMVRGVDTLLGKPVEIAADMVVLATAMIAQPDAKEFAKTIGIGYDEYGFFNEAHLKLRPVESSTAGIYLAGACQSPKDIPDSVAQASASAAKVLALFSKEKLEREPVIAVNNESTCAGCWGCVLACPYDAIEKKDIKDRSGKVIKRVASVNPGLCQGCGTCVTFCRSNSIDLAGFTEKQIFAEVMGL is encoded by the coding sequence ATGTCGAAAATAGGTGTATTCATTTGTCACTGCGGTGAAAATATCGCGGCGAAGGTTGATTGTACAAGACTTGCCTCAACTCTGGGAGATCATCCGGGCGTAGCCTCTTCCATCGAATACAAGTATTTCTGCTCCGACCCCGGTCAGGAGAGCGTCAAAAAAGCCATACGCGACAACAATCTTACCGGTGTCGTCGTAGCTGCCTGTTCACCGAGAATGCATGAGGCAACCTTCCGCAAGGCCTGCGCTGAGGCGGGTTTGAACCCTTACATGTGTGAGATCGCCAACATCCGCGAACAGTGTTCATGGGTGCATAATGACGGTGAAAAAGCTACCGACAAAGCAATCGACATTGTGCGTTCAATGGTTGAGAAGGTAAAGCGCAACAATACCCTGCAGCCCATCGAGGTTCCGGTAACACGCCGTGCACTGGTTATCGGCGGCGGTATTGCCGGCATCCAGGCGGCTCTTGATATTGCCAATGCCGGCCAGGAGGTTGTGCTTGTCGAACGCGAGCCCTCTCTCGGCGGCCATATGGCCCAGCTTTCGGAAACATTCCCGACCCTTGACTGCTCGCAGTGCATCATGACCCCGAGAATGGTTGAAGCGGCCCAGCATCCCAAGATCCGCCTGCTTACCTACGCTGAAATCGAGAGTGTTGACGGCTATATCGGCAACTTCCAGGTGAAGGTTCGTCTTAAGGCCCGCTATGTCAACAAGAGCACCTGTACAGGGTGCGGAGAGTGTATAACCAAGTGTCCATCCAAAAAAATTGCAAGCGAGTTCGACTGCGGAATCGGCCGAAGAACAGCAATCTACACCCCTTTTGCCCAGGCCGTACCCAATATTCCGGTTATCGACAAGAATAACTGCACCTACTTTAAAAACGGCAAGTGCAAAATCTGTGTCAAGAGCTGCCCGCTCGACTGTATCGACTTCGAGATGCAGGATGAGTTTGAGGATCTGGAGATCGGCGCCATTGTGGTTGCAACCGGATTTCAGGTTCAGAATAATGCGATGTACGGCGAATACGGGTTCGGCAAGTATCAGGATGTCATTACCGGACTCCAGTTTGAGCGCCTGGCCTCCGCCAGCGGCCCGACAGCCGGAAAAATCCAGCGCCCTTCAGATGGAAAAGAGCCGGAGACGGTGGTCTTTATCCAGTGTGCCGGATCACGCGACCCCTCCAAAGGGGTAAAGTACTGCTCCAAGATCTGCTGCATGTATACCGCCAAACATGCCATGCTCTACGCTCACAAGGTTCATGGCGGCAAGAGCCGGATCTTCTATATGGATATCCGCGCTGCGGGCAAGGGGTATGACGAGTTTACCCGACGGGCGATTGAGGAGGACGAGGCCGGCTATCTGCGCGGCCGCGTCAGCAAGGTGTGGCTTGAGAACGGCAAGCTGATGGTGCGGGGTGTTGATACGCTGCTCGGCAAACCGGTTGAAATTGCCGCTGATATGGTAGTTCTTGCTACAGCGATGATTGCCCAGCCTGATGCCAAGGAGTTTGCCAAGACCATCGGTATCGGCTATGATGAGTATGGATTCTTTAATGAAGCGCACCTCAAGCTTCGTCCGGTTGAGTCGTCGACCGCCGGCATCTACCTTGCCGGAGCATGCCAGTCTCCGAAAGACATTCCTGACTCGGTTGCACAGGCATCGGCATCGGCAGCCAAAGTTCTTGCGCTCTTCAGCAAGGAGAAACTTGAGCGCGAACCGGTTATTGCCGTGAACAACGAGTCGACCTGCGCGGGGTGCTGGGGATGTGTGCTTGCCTGTCCCTACGATGCAATCGAGAAAAAGGATATCAAGGACCGCTCGGGCAAGGTTATCAAACGGGTTGCATCGGTCAATCCCGGCCTCTGTCAGGGATGCGGAACCTGCGTCACCTTCTGCCGCTCGAACAGCATCGATCTGGCAGGCTTTACCGAAAAACAGATCTTTGCTGAAGTAATGGGTCTCTGA
- a CDS encoding 4Fe-4S dicluster domain-containing protein, which produces MSIEQQYRTRAKELLSAGEVKMVIGYGAGTTAERRRPLFITSPDETERLVLDSACIANLSGYLVTEGLLSDEKRVAVFLRPEGIRALNVLAAEAQLDPLQVVIIGFDLPKGELKALQGSSVDDFTALLGALKESTPDVDGRELLEKIEKMSPEERFAFWQEEFSKCIKCYACRQACPMCYCRRCIVDSNQPQWVNTSSHTLGNFEWNIVRAFHLSGRCVECGNCDRACPVNIPLRLINRKMAQEVLDSFNHFAGTSKTQEPVLASFKKDDSETFIL; this is translated from the coding sequence ATGAGTATCGAGCAACAATACAGAACGAGGGCAAAAGAGCTTCTTTCAGCCGGTGAAGTAAAAATGGTTATCGGTTATGGTGCGGGCACTACCGCTGAGCGCCGTCGTCCCCTTTTTATCACCTCTCCTGATGAGACCGAACGGCTTGTGCTGGACAGTGCCTGCATCGCCAACCTCTCCGGTTATCTGGTTACCGAAGGGCTCCTGAGCGATGAGAAGCGTGTCGCTGTTTTTCTCCGCCCCGAAGGTATCCGCGCCCTGAATGTGCTGGCTGCCGAGGCCCAGCTTGATCCGCTGCAGGTCGTCATTATCGGATTTGACCTTCCAAAGGGGGAGCTGAAGGCGCTCCAGGGCAGTTCGGTTGATGATTTTACCGCTCTTCTCGGTGCACTGAAGGAGAGCACTCCTGATGTTGACGGCAGGGAGCTGCTGGAAAAGATTGAAAAGATGAGCCCCGAGGAGCGGTTTGCCTTCTGGCAGGAGGAGTTTTCAAAGTGCATCAAGTGCTATGCCTGTCGCCAGGCATGTCCGATGTGCTACTGCCGCCGCTGTATTGTGGACAGCAATCAGCCGCAGTGGGTTAACACCTCATCCCATACACTCGGAAATTTCGAATGGAATATCGTCCGGGCATTTCACCTCTCCGGCCGTTGCGTAGAGTGCGGCAACTGTGACAGGGCCTGCCCGGTCAACATTCCGCTCCGCCTCATCAACCGGAAGATGGCCCAGGAGGTGCTGGACTCTTTCAACCATTTCGCCGGTACCAGCAAAACCCAGGAGCCGGTGCTTGCAAGTTTCAAAAAGGACGATTCCGAGACATTCATTCTCTAA